ACAGCTGCCGGGCCGCGGCGTCGGTGGCCGCCAGGAAGGCCTCGACGGACTCGGTGGTCGGCTCCTTCTCCCACCCGTCGAACCGGTAGAGCGCCACGCCCTGCACGGTCCCGTCACCGTCCCGGTGCACGGCGGCGAACAGCCCGGATCCCTTGCCGTCGTTCTTGGCCGCGCTGCGGTCCTCCCACCGCACCACGTGCCCCGAGGGGCGGTGCACGCTGCCGGGCGTGGTCCGCCGCACCCGGCCGTGGAGCTCCTCCACGACGCCCGGCATCGCCCGCGGATCCTCACGCAGCACCGTCCCGGGATCCTCCTCCCGGTGCCCGGCCGCGTCCGCCGCCAGGACGAGTCCGCCGCGCACGTCCACGCGGACCGTGCGGCCCGTGCAGGCGGCGCCGAAGCCGAACCGGCCGTAGATGGTGGACTCCGAGGCGGTGAGGGCGGCGACCGGCACCCCGGCCGCCGCCGCCTCGCCCAGGGAGGCCGTCATCATGGCCCGCAGGATCCCGCGCCGACGGTGGCCCGGCGAGACGGTGACGTTGGAGATCATCCAGACGGGCAGCTCCCTGCCCGGGGAGGTGGTCAGGCGCGAGGTCCAGTCCACGAACGTGCCCACGGGCTCGCGCTCGGCCGGGTCGTCCTGCGCGAGGTACACGCCACGCAGGATCTTGGCGTCGTCGGCGCTGACGCCGAGGTCCTGGTCCGCCGCCGCCCCGTCCGGGACCTCCTCGTAGAAGCCCTTCTCCACGGCCGCGGTGTGCCGCACGTGCGCGGGGTGTCCGGCGCGGGCGGGGTCCGCGCCGTCCGGGCCACGCTCCAGCGGGGCGAGGGTGCGCAGGACGAGGCCGTGGCGCGTGAGCACGTCGTCGGGGGAGGTCGGGGTCGTGCTCGTCGCGGTCATGGCTGCCTCTCGGATCGGGTCAGGAGCGGGGTCGGCCGGTTCAGAAGCCGGTCAGCGAGTAGGGCGGGCGCGGCTGGCGCAGCAGCGTGTCCAGGTCGGCGGCCGCGCCGGGGCGGTGCTCGGTGAGGATGCCGGCCGCGCGCATCATCTCCGCCTTCACCCCGCCCAGCAGGACCGAGCCCAGATCGGCGACGTCCAGGGTCAGCTCGGCGGCCTCGGGGGGCGCCGGCGTCACCCGCCCGACGCCGCCGGAGGCCGCGATCTCCCACGTGCCCGCCGCGTGGCCCAGGGCGTCCTCGACGGTGACCGTCACAGCGCCCTCGTGCAGGTACGGCCGGGCCTCGAAGCACGCGGCCACGTCGAGGATCCGGTGCCACAGGTGATGGTGGACCCCGCGGGTGTAGATGCGCGACTCGTCCAGGACGAGGAACTCGAGCAGCCGGTCGTTGGCGACGGCGGGCAGGCGCAGGCGCACCACGAGGTCCAGGTTCCCCAGGAACTCCAGCAGCGCCCGGTACGCCTCGGCGTCCGCGGCCCACAAGGAGACCACCGTGGCCGTCACGGGGTCCTCGGCGATCAGCTCGGCCGTGGAGCCGTCCACGCGGTACACCGCCACACCCCGGTCCACCCCGTCCGGGCCCGTGGAGACGACGGCGCGCAGGCCCTGCGGCCGGCCGCCGTCGACGCGCGGATCCCGGTCCGTCTCCCGGGCCGCGTGGAAGCGGATCCGCTCCACGGAGCCGGCCTGGGCCTCGAAGGCCCGACGCCACAGCCCGTCGATGAGCTCGGCGGACGCGGTCGGCTCCACGAACCGGAATGAGCCCTCCGGGCGTCCGCCGCGCAGCTGCAGGCCGCGGGTCGCGTCCAGCCACACCGAGCGGTGATAGGTGGAGACCCCGAAGCCGAAGCGCCGGTAGAGGGTGGCCTCGGTGGCCGTGAGCAGGGCGATGGGCACCCCGGCCGTGCGCGCACGGCGCAGCGACTCGCTCATCATGGCGCGCAGGATCCCGCGCCGCCGGTGGGTGGGCGAGACGGTGACCTCGGTGATGCACCAGGCAGGCAGAAGGCGTCCGCCGCCCATGTTCAGGCGCTTCGTGAAGTCGGCCAGGGTGCCCACGGGGTCCGTGCGTGCGGGGTCCGCCTGCCGCGGATACACGCCGCTGAGGCGACGCCGGTCGCCCTGCTCCACGCCGATGAACCGGTCCGCCAGGGCGAAGTCCGGGTCGCCGACCTCGTGGAAGTTGCGCTGCAGCACGGCGGTGTGGCGCCGCACGGCCGGGGCGTCCGCCCAGCGGCGGTCGTGGTCGAACGGGGCCTCGGGGTCCGCGTCGCCGGTCTCCCACGGGGAGGGCACACGCATCAGCTCCAGGCCGTGGGCGGCGAGCGCCTCCGCGGTGGCGGGGGCGGGGGCGGTCCAGGCGGACTCGGGGCGGGTCTCAGTGGGCGGCGTCATGCCAGCTCCTGCCGTGTCCGACGTGCACGTCGAGGGGCACGGACAGCTCGGCGGCCCGGCCCATGCGCTCCTTCAGCAGGGCGGTCGCCCGCTCCAGCTCGTGGCCGGGCACCTCCAGGATGAGCTCGTCGTGCACCTGCAGGAGCAATCGGGAGGCCAGCCCGTGCTCGACGAGGCCGGCCTGCACGTCCAGCATGGCGCGCTTGATGATGTCCGCCGCCGAGCCCTGGATGGGCGCGTTGAGCGCGGCCCGCTCGGCCATGTCCCGCAGCTGCCGGTTGTCCGAGCTGAGGTCCGGCAGGTACCGGCGGCGCCCCTCGATCGTGGAGGTGAAGCCGTCCTTCCGGGCCTGGGCGACGACGTCGCGCAGGTAGTCCCGCACGCCGCCGAAGCGGTCGAAGTAGCCCTTCATGAGGCCGCGCGCCTCGTCCACCGAGATCTTCAACTGCTTGGACAGGCCGAAGGAGGACAGCCCGTAGGCCAGGCCGTAGCTCATCGCCTTCACCTTGGCGCGCTGCTCGGCGGTGACGTCGTCCGGGTCCACCCCGAACACCTGCGAGCCGACGAACGAGTGCAGGTCCTCGCCGTCCCGGAAGGCCTGGATCAGCCCCTCGTCCTCGGACAGGTGCGCCATGATGCGCATCTCGATCTGGGAGTAGTCGGCCGAGAGGAGCACGGCCTCCTCCCCCTCGACCTCACCGGCGACGAACACCTCGCGGATGCGCCGGCCGGCCTCCGTGCGCACGGGGATGTTCTGCAGGTTGGGGTGCAGGGAGGACAGGCGCCCGGTGGCGGCGGCGGTCTGCGAGTACGTGGTGTGGATGCGCCCGTCGCCGGCCACGGTCTCGCGCAGGCCCTCGACGGTCTGCTTGAGCTTGGTGGCGTCGCGGTGCGCCATGAGGTTCTCGAGGAACGGGTGCTCGGTCTTCTCCAGCAGGTCCTGGAGGGAATCCACGTCCGTCGAGTACCCGGTCTTGGTCTTGCGGGTCCGGGGCATGTCGAGGTGCTCGAAGAGCACCTCCTGGAGCTGCTTGGGCGAGCCGAGGTTGACCTGCATGCCGCCGGTGGCCTCGGCCACGGACGCCCACGCGGAGTCCTTGGCGGCCTGGGCGCGCTCGGTGAAGTCGGCGTGGAGCCCGTCCAGGATGTCGCCGTCCACGGCGATGCCGGTCAGCTCCATGCGGGCCAGCAGCCGGGCGAGCGGGATCTCCATCTCCTGCAGGAGCCGCTGCGCGCCGCGGTCGAGGACCTGCGGGGTGGACTCGACGGAGAGCCGGCGGACGATCCACGCGGCGCGGGCGGTCCGGGCGGCGCGGGCCGCGCGCGCCGCGGTCTCCTGTCCGCCGTCGAGGTCGAACGCGCCCTGGGCGTCCTGCTCGGCCGGGGCCTCCTCGGGGGCCTCGAGGGGGGTGCCCAGGTGCGCCTGGGCCAGGGCGGCGAGGTCGACGTCCCGCCGGTCGGGCTGGATGAGGTACGCGGACAGGGCGACGTCGTCCACCACGCCCTCGAGGGCGGCGTCCGGGCCCAGGGCGGTGGGCCGGGTGGGGGCGGCGAGCGCCTTGAGGACCCGCTTGAGGTCGTGGACGGCCTTGTCCGTGCCGGCGTCGGCGAGGACGCCGCGCAGGGCGGTCATCAGCTCCTCGTCCGGGTCGGCGACGTCCAGGTCCACGTACACGGCGGCGTCCTCGGCGGCGAGCGCCACCCCGACGGGCGTACCGAAGGTGCCGGGCACGGGCACCTTGCGCTTGGGCAGCAGGTCGGGCCCGTCCACGGCCACGTGCAGGCCGAGCAGGGCGCCGGCGTGGGCGGCGAGGAAGTCGCGGAGCTGCGCCGCCGTCGTCGCGACGACCGGCTCGGGGGCGGCCTCCACCGCGGCGGCGGGGGCCTGGGAGCCGAGCCGCTCGGCGAACACCTCGAAGACGCGCTCGCGGATGCGGTTGAACTGGAGCGCGTCGAAGAGCTCCTCCACCGGCTCGCGCGCGGGCATGGTCAGCTCCATGGCCTCAAGGGCGACGTCCAGCTCGAGGTCGCGCACGAGCGCGTTCAGGCGGCGGTTGCGGCGGACGTCGTCGAGGTGGGCGCGCAGGGCCTCGCCCTTCTTGCCGGTGATCTCGTCCGCGTGGGCGAGGACGCCGTCCAGGTCCCCGTACCTGTCCAGCCACTTGGCGGCGAACCCGGGCCCGACGCCGGGCACGCCGGGCAGGTTGTCCGCGGACTCCCCCACGAGCGCGGCCAGCTCGGGGTACTGCGCGGGCCACACCCCGTACTTCGCCTTGACGGTCTCGGCCGTCATGGCGGGCACCTCCGAGACCCCTCGCGTGGGGTAGAGCACCGTGGTGGAGTCCGAGATCAGCTGGAAGGCGTCCCGGTCCCCCGAGACGACGCACACGTCCCAGCCGGCGGCCTCGGCCTGCGCGGACAGGGTGGCGACGATGTCGTCGGCCTCGTAGTCCTCCTTGGTGAGGGTGGGGATGCCGAGGGCGTCCAGCACCTTGACCGTGAGCTCGATCTGCCCGGCGAACTCCTCGGGGGTCTCGGAGCGGCCGGCCTTGTACTCCCCGTACTCGGCGGAGCGGAAGATGGGACCGGCGAGGTCGAACGCCACGGCCACGTGGGTGGGCGCCTGCTGGCGGATCATGGTCAGCAGCATGGACGTGAACCCGTACACCGCGTTCGTGTGCTGGCCGGTGTCCGTCGTGAAGTTCTCGGCCGGCAGCGCGTAGAACGCGCGGAAGGCCATCGAATGGCCGTCCAGCACCAGCAGGCGCGGACGGGGCTCGGCGATGCGGGTCTCACCCATGTGGTGTTGCTCCTCTCGACTCCGGATGTCAGCCTACTGGGCATGACCGACAGCCCTGAGCCGGACCTCTCGCCCGCCGACGTCCTCGGCGTCCTCGCCTTCCACCCGGGTGTCACGCCCGTGATGACGGAGGAGGAGCGCGACGCCGTCGCCTCCGCCTCCGGCCTGACCGCGGACCTGCGCGAGGCCCTCGGCGGCGCCGGCGTCAGCCCGCTGGCCCTGAAGATGGGCATCCGCTTCGTGGAGCTGTCCGCGCAGCGGGCGGTGGCCACGATGCCGGTGGCCGGCAACGAGCAGCCCATGGGCCTCCTGCACGGCGGCGCCCACCTGGTGCTCGCGGAGTCGCTCGGCTCGATGGCCGCGAAGATCCATGCCGGACCGGGCCGCGGCGCCGTGGGGACGGAGATCGGGGCCACCCACCACCGGGCGATCCGCTCGGGCCTGGTGACCGGCACGGCCACCGCGATCCACCTCGGCCGGACGCTGACCACCCACGAGATCGTCATGACGGACGAGCAGGGGCGGCGGCTGTCCACCGTGCGCATGACGAACATGGTGCTCAGCGGCCGCTGACCATGGCGTGGACGCACCGGGCCCGGGACGACGGCGTCGTCCCGGGCCCGGCGCGTGTCAGGGTCTCAGTCCATGTCCGGCAGGCGAGGGGCCGGCCGGCCGCCCTCGCGGCCGGGGGTGTCCTCGGCGAGCTCGTCGTAGTGGCCGGGACTCATGGGCACCCCGGTGAGGTAGGCCGAGCGGCCCAGGGCCATGGTGGCGACGGACGCCGACCCGAGCTGCAGCACCACGATCAGCGCGACCTTCACGAGCGCGGCGACGCCCGGGGCGAGCAGGAGGGCGCCCACCACGATGAGGATCATCCCGACGCCGCCGGCCGTGCCGACGGCGGAGATGCGGGTGTAGGGGTCGGGGAACCGGACCAGGCCCAGCCCCGCGGTGACGAACACCAGGGCTCCGATCACCACGAGCACGGATCCGACGACGGTCAGGATGGCGTCCACGGGTGCGACCTCCTCAACGCTTGCCGCGCGTCAGCGCGCGGGCCAGGGACATGCCGGACAGGAAGGCGACGATGGCCGCGATCAGCACCAGGTCGAACGTCCACCCGTTGTCCGTGCGCACGCCGAAGAGCACCAGCATGCCCAGCGCGCTGAACGTGAGCAGATCGCCGGACACGGCGCGGTCCGCGTCCAGCGGTCCCACCACGATCCGGTAGGCGGACACGAGCGCCGCCACGGTCAGCAGCCCGATGGCCAGGTCGATCCCCGCGAGGGACCAGTCGTAGGCGAACGGCATCACGCCACCCCCGTCTTCCGCATCGCGTGGAGCATGCGCCGCTCCATGTCGTGGATCTCCGCGCGCAGGGCGTCGGCGTCCTCGGCGTAGAGGCCGTGGACGTAGAGCAGACGGCGGGCGTCCGGGTCGCCGTCCTCCTCGCCGACGGCGCCGGCGCGCCGGGTGCCCAGCGTCAGCGTGCCCGGGGTCAGCGTGATGAGGGCGGACAGCAGGGTGACCTCGGCGTCCGTGCGGCAGTTGCTGCGCACCCGCGCGATGCCCGACCGGGCCTGGTCGCCGGGGGTCACGAGGTCCTTGATGACGGCTTCGGACGAGGTCACCAGGGCCCAGGCGTACCAGCACCAGAACACGAGCCAGCGCCAGGGCCAGGACAGGGCGGACGCCGTGCCCGCCGTCAGGTCGACGGTCCCGTCTCCGTGGGTGTGCGTGGCCATGCGGTCGGCTCCTTCCGGGTGCTGCGGGAGTGCGGGGCTCACGGGTGCAGCACCGCCTCGATGTAACGGCTCGGGTCCGTCAGCCCCTGCGCCGCGACGTCGGTGACCGTCCACAGGGCCTGGCCGCCCAGGCCCAGCGCCAGGGTGGCGAGCGCGAGGACCACCGCGGGCGCGGCCAGCCGGAACGGGATGCGCGACCGGGTCACGTCCTCGTCCGGGTCGACCGTCACGGGCAGGACCCCGGTCGGCGGGCCGAGGGTCTCGCCCGAGGCCCACGACTCGGTGCGCTCCTCGTCCGTGCTCGACCCACGGCCGGAGGGAGCGGGCGCGGTCGCTGCGGCGCCCACGATGGGCAGGGCCGCGGTGGCCAGTCGCTCGCGGTGGCCGTGCGGGGCCGTGGGCTCGCCCCAGAACCAGGCGTCCCACACGCGCAGGAGCGCCCACAGGCTCACGAGCGAGGCGG
This Micrococcus flavus DNA region includes the following protein-coding sequences:
- a CDS encoding GNAT family N-acetyltransferase yields the protein MTPPTETRPESAWTAPAPATAEALAAHGLELMRVPSPWETGDADPEAPFDHDRRWADAPAVRRHTAVLQRNFHEVGDPDFALADRFIGVEQGDRRRLSGVYPRQADPARTDPVGTLADFTKRLNMGGGRLLPAWCITEVTVSPTHRRRGILRAMMSESLRRARTAGVPIALLTATEATLYRRFGFGVSTYHRSVWLDATRGLQLRGGRPEGSFRFVEPTASAELIDGLWRRAFEAQAGSVERIRFHAARETDRDPRVDGGRPQGLRAVVSTGPDGVDRGVAVYRVDGSTAELIAEDPVTATVVSLWAADAEAYRALLEFLGNLDLVVRLRLPAVANDRLLEFLVLDESRIYTRGVHHHLWHRILDVAACFEARPYLHEGAVTVTVEDALGHAAGTWEIAASGGVGRVTPAPPEAAELTLDVADLGSVLLGGVKAEMMRAAGILTEHRPGAAADLDTLLRQPRPPYSLTGF
- a CDS encoding Na+/H+ antiporter subunit E, with protein sequence MATHTHGDGTVDLTAGTASALSWPWRWLVFWCWYAWALVTSSEAVIKDLVTPGDQARSGIARVRSNCRTDAEVTLLSALITLTPGTLTLGTRRAGAVGEEDGDPDARRLLYVHGLYAEDADALRAEIHDMERRMLHAMRKTGVA
- the polA gene encoding DNA polymerase I, whose translation is MGETRIAEPRPRLLVLDGHSMAFRAFYALPAENFTTDTGQHTNAVYGFTSMLLTMIRQQAPTHVAVAFDLAGPIFRSAEYGEYKAGRSETPEEFAGQIELTVKVLDALGIPTLTKEDYEADDIVATLSAQAEAAGWDVCVVSGDRDAFQLISDSTTVLYPTRGVSEVPAMTAETVKAKYGVWPAQYPELAALVGESADNLPGVPGVGPGFAAKWLDRYGDLDGVLAHADEITGKKGEALRAHLDDVRRNRRLNALVRDLELDVALEAMELTMPAREPVEELFDALQFNRIRERVFEVFAERLGSQAPAAAVEAAPEPVVATTAAQLRDFLAAHAGALLGLHVAVDGPDLLPKRKVPVPGTFGTPVGVALAAEDAAVYVDLDVADPDEELMTALRGVLADAGTDKAVHDLKRVLKALAAPTRPTALGPDAALEGVVDDVALSAYLIQPDRRDVDLAALAQAHLGTPLEAPEEAPAEQDAQGAFDLDGGQETAARAARAARTARAAWIVRRLSVESTPQVLDRGAQRLLQEMEIPLARLLARMELTGIAVDGDILDGLHADFTERAQAAKDSAWASVAEATGGMQVNLGSPKQLQEVLFEHLDMPRTRKTKTGYSTDVDSLQDLLEKTEHPFLENLMAHRDATKLKQTVEGLRETVAGDGRIHTTYSQTAAATGRLSSLHPNLQNIPVRTEAGRRIREVFVAGEVEGEEAVLLSADYSQIEMRIMAHLSEDEGLIQAFRDGEDLHSFVGSQVFGVDPDDVTAEQRAKVKAMSYGLAYGLSSFGLSKQLKISVDEARGLMKGYFDRFGGVRDYLRDVVAQARKDGFTSTIEGRRRYLPDLSSDNRQLRDMAERAALNAPIQGSAADIIKRAMLDVQAGLVEHGLASRLLLQVHDELILEVPGHELERATALLKERMGRAAELSVPLDVHVGHGRSWHDAAH
- a CDS encoding monovalent cation/H+ antiporter complex subunit F translates to MPFAYDWSLAGIDLAIGLLTVAALVSAYRIVVGPLDADRAVSGDLLTFSALGMLVLFGVRTDNGWTFDLVLIAAIVAFLSGMSLARALTRGKR
- a CDS encoding GNAT family N-acetyltransferase yields the protein MTATSTTPTSPDDVLTRHGLVLRTLAPLERGPDGADPARAGHPAHVRHTAAVEKGFYEEVPDGAAADQDLGVSADDAKILRGVYLAQDDPAEREPVGTFVDWTSRLTTSPGRELPVWMISNVTVSPGHRRRGILRAMMTASLGEAAAAGVPVAALTASESTIYGRFGFGAACTGRTVRVDVRGGLVLAADAAGHREEDPGTVLREDPRAMPGVVEELHGRVRRTTPGSVHRPSGHVVRWEDRSAAKNDGKGSGLFAAVHRDGDGTVQGVALYRFDGWEKEPTTESVEAFLAATDAAARQLWRFLAHLDLIDRLHLTRCPDDGRLEQLLADRRRVSTKAVWDDLYLRILDVPACLGGRDYAPEVAGAVVLRVADAAGHAAGTWRLEVARGVGRVEPLGDDARADLELDVAHLSGVWLGGMRVGALVGAGVVAERAPGAAARLDALLHPAAPVHLLTRF
- a CDS encoding cation:proton antiporter; protein product: MDAILTVVGSVLVVIGALVFVTAGLGLVRFPDPYTRISAVGTAGGVGMILIVVGALLLAPGVAALVKVALIVVLQLGSASVATMALGRSAYLTGVPMSPGHYDELAEDTPGREGGRPAPRLPDMD
- a CDS encoding hotdog fold thioesterase, yielding MTDSPEPDLSPADVLGVLAFHPGVTPVMTEEERDAVASASGLTADLREALGGAGVSPLALKMGIRFVELSAQRAVATMPVAGNEQPMGLLHGGAHLVLAESLGSMAAKIHAGPGRGAVGTEIGATHHRAIRSGLVTGTATAIHLGRTLTTHEIVMTDEQGRRLSTVRMTNMVLSGR